The DNA window AGTCTATAATCTCCTACCATTTCTGCATTGAGGAAATCAGATTGCAGGGTAGTGTTCATAAGTCCTGCATTTCTTTTTTGTGTAAAATAAATTTCACCCAAACCCAATACCCTGTTTTTTTCGTAGTTGTAAATCAGTGTTTTTTCGACACGAACGTCACCATCCAATTTTTTAAGATCCGTGTTTCTGAAGTTGGAAATAAGGTCAGCCGAAACAATCAGACTGCTTTTGGATAAGTTCAGTTCTTTCAGATCGGCTTTAGCGATGGTGGCTTTGAAAACAAAATTTGGACTGGTGTTAATATCTGAAATGCGCCCTTCAAAATTCAGATCCAGATTTTTATCTTTTACTTTTACAGAACCATCCAAATAATCCTTACTGAGTTTTCCATTGAAGTTAATGTTGGAATAATTATAATTTTTAAAACTCAGAGAAGATACATTGGCTTCAAGATCTGCATTTATTTTGTTGGCACTTAATCCTTCTCCATTTCGGATGTATGCCTTGAGATTTGTTTTACCGAGATCCTTTACTTTAAGCAGTTCACCAATGTCAAATTCAATGAGATCAAGGGAGCCGGCAAAAGTGGCGTGATCTTTTCCGGGTCTCAGATTCAGACGGACGTCGCTTCGGACCTGTCCCAATCCTGTATTAAGTTTGCCTGCAGCCACAAAGTCCTCAAAGTATCCGTCAAACCCACCCACAAAAGAAAATTCTCCCAACTTATCATAGACTGCATTGGGTTTAATTTGCGGAAGAAGTTTTCTCAGGAAGTTCATGGAGGTCGATAACTTCCTGGATTTAATGTTTAACAACTCACTTCCTTTTTTGGTAAGATTTCTGGTGCTGATGTCTCCCTCAAAAACAAAGTCATGAAGAATATGTGCTTTGAAATTGAATAGTTTGAGACTGTTCACTTTTCCAGCTATGTCTCCTGAAAATCCAAGATTGACATCCTTGTTTCGTGTAAAAAACGCATTATTCGCCAGGGAGGGTGAGAAATATTTTACCTCATCGAGGTTAACAGTATTGGATTTGGCCACCAATTGAAGAAATACCCTGTTGTTAAAATTTTTGAAATCTTTGTAACTGCCGTAAGTTAAATACAGACTGTCTCCCACGAAAGAACGATCTGTTTCAAGGGTAAAATTTTCTAGGGTGGTTTTATTGTTGCTTACATCTATTTTTCCGGCCTTAAATGATTGAATTCTCATTTTATTATTGAGTCTTGCCTTCAGTTCATGCAAGACTCCATTTGATTCAAAATCACTGTAAAAAAAATTGCTAAGGCTCCCTTCAATTTCATCTACACTGAAATGTTTAAAATCGACATGATCTTTACCTTGTTCTTCAAAAACAACATTTCCAGTGCGGTCAAAAGCAAAATAACCCTTTTCCAGATTTGCCTTCTTTATAAAAATAACAAAAGGATTGTTGCAACTGTACACAGAATCTAAAATGGCTTTGCTCTCAGGAGGGATGACATTGGGGTCATGTGAAATTAAAACAGCGGGACCTTTCAGGTTAACAGAATTCAACAAAATGTAATTAGCAGGGAAATTCATTTGTTCCACTTTAACGCTACCATCTTGTACATAATAATATTCTCGCACTCCTGTCTCACGTTTGTCTCTGAAGTGTCTGAAGTTTTTTAATTTGATGTCGGATAATTCAAGTTTGAATTTCTTTTTAGTAGAACTTTTGGATTTTGAAAATTGATTGATGAAATGGGTCAGGCTGTTGTCATTTTCACCGACGTAACCAATGACCTTCAACAACCCGTCGTCGAGGTCTACTTCTTTAAGTGAAATTTCGTTTTTCAACAGAGAGCCCAGACTCCTGCTTAATTGAAAATGCAGAAGTTTGCTGTAGATCAGGGTATCTCCATGATGGTCGTAAATCAACAGATCGGTAATTTTACCTCCCTTGAAAACATTCAGTTCAAAGGAACCATACTCAATACGATTCTCTACTTTGTTTTTTAGAAAATTGATGATGCTGTTTTTTGACCAGTCAGTAAATGCCGAACTGGCTAATAAAAAGAAACCTATCAGGAAGAGTGTTAAAAACAATCCTGCAGTACTCAGCAACACCAGGAGGAACTTCCAGAATCTTCTGAAAGCCCTGCGAGACCAATGTTGTTTTTTTTTCTGCATCTGATGGATAACTGATTACTGAGGAATTAGATTTTAATGTATTGAATGTATTAACAATTATTTATGTTGACTGATTTTTATAAGCTTTAAAAATGGCAATCGTCTCCCTGGCTTCAGCGACGTCGTGAACCCGCAGGATGTCAGCTCCATTCATCAGTGCGATCATGTGTGCTGCGGTAGATCCATTGAGTGCAAGACCTGGCTCAAGATGCAGGGTTTTAAAAATCATCGATTTTCTGGAAAGTCCTACTAATATTGGGGTTTCAATAATTTGAAACAACGATAATTTTCGGAGCAATTCAAAATTCAGTTGGACGTTTTTACTAAAACCAAATCCGGGATCGATGATCAATTGATGAATTCCATGTTGATGAAGAAAATGAATTCTTTCTGCAAAAAAACGGATGATATCGGCTGCCAAATCATTGTACATTAAATTTTGGGCATTGTTCATGTCTTCAGGCGTTCCCCTCATGTGCATGATGATATAGGGTACACCTGCGCTTTGGACCAAAGGAACCATTGCCTCATCCAGAAGCCCTGCAGAAATGTCGTTGATCATGGATGCACCCAGTTCCAATGCTTTTGCTGCAACGGAAGCTCTGTAAGTGTCTACTGAAATCAAAACCTCCGGAGATATTTGTCTGGCGATTTTGACTGCTTTGGCAATGCGTTCGGTTTCCAGTTCGACAGGAATTGCTTTGCTTCCTGGTTTGGAAGAAGCCGCTCCGATGTCCAGTATGTCAACCCCTTCGCCAATCATCTCACGGATGCGTATTTCTATTTGTTCCTCTTCGGTTACGGAGGAGGTGCTGTAAAAGGAGTCCGGGCTGAGATTAATTATGCTCATTACGGCAGGGTACTCCAACTTTACCAGTCGTCCGGAAATGTTAAAAATAGATGATGATGTCAATGGATTATCCTTTAAGCCACGAAAAACAAGTCCCTCCAGGAAGGTGTGATTGCTTTTAGTAAACGCTGCAAAGTTACTCAAAATAAGCCATTTTAAGCCATGTGGAGGCTAGCTGACCGCCAATGCGGAAGGAGTGACCGGAAGGGGACCAAGAGGGCATTTTTTTAGGATTAAATACCACTGGTAAAGCCTAGGAAGAGCCATTTTGTGACTTTGGCACCGTCTAAAAGCGGTTCCTTAACGGGCTCAAAAATGGCCCTTAAAATACAAGATTTAATCATTAATTGCATGATATACATAAATATATAAGTTAAATAATATTGTAATATGAAAAATATAATTTGTAAAATTTAGTTAACAGCCATCAATTGTTTGAGCTTTTAGATAAATAGGCTTAGTTTTGCAAACTTTTCAACTATTAAACCAAGCATATCGGAATGAATTTACAAAAATCCATCCAGAGACTATTGCAGATCACCAGCTTCTTAGGTTTATTAATTATCAATGCTTTCGTACTTCATTTTATGTTGGATTTTGAGTTGTTCAAAACTCAAAATGATTGTGATGTACTTTCCAAAGAGTGTTTAACCAGCGATCAAGAATATTTCGGATTTTCCTTAGACCACTTCCAGGTTACGCGGTCAAAGGTTAAATCAGGACAATTGTTGCCTAAAATATTTTCCGATTATGGCTTAAGCCAAACTAAGATCAGCAGCTTGATTGGGTCAATGGATGGGGTCCTTAACCTCCGTAACATCAGACAAGGCAATTCTTATGCCATGATTTGCAGCAATGAGTGCAAAGCCCCGGATTATTTTGTCTACGAGATTGATGCCATGAAGTATTTAGTTTGCGATCTATCAGGTCAATCTTGTCCCAGAGTAGAATTCAAACAAAATGAGCTTAAACGTGAAGAGGTAGGAGGGTATATCAAAAACTCTCTTTGGAATGCACTACAGGAGCAGGGTGTCTCCATCAATATCATCGATCAGATGGAAGATGCATTGGCCACCTCAGTTGACTTTCATCACCTTCAGGAAGGCAATTCCTTTAAATTGGTCTTTGACCGGCATTGGATTGAAGGACAGCCAAGTAATATGGGTGATTTAGTGGCGGCCTATTTCAACACCAACGACAAGGAGCACTATGCTTTTAAATTTGATGTCAACAACAGATCCGGTTACTACGATTACAATGGCAGACCATTGAAAGCTGCATTCTTAAAAGCGCCGGTACGATTTTCAAGAATTACTTCCGGTTTTACCATGAGGCGCTTCCATCCTGTGTTAAAATATGCGAGACCCCATTTTGGAACAGATTATGCTGCCCCGACCGGAACGCCTATTATGGCCGTAGGAAATGGAGTTGTGTCCGCTGCTGCCTATTCTGGTGGTAATGGAAAATTTGTGAAGATCAAACACGACAAAACTTATGAATCTCAATATCTCCACATGTCCAGATTTGCTGCCGGTATTAGAGCCGGATCCCATGTAAGTCAGGGACAAATAATTGGGTATGTGGGATCAACAGGCCTGGCTACAGGTCCTCACGTGTGCTTTAGGTTTTGGAGAAATGGAACCCAGGTGGATCACCGAAAGTTGAATTTCCCATCCGGAGAGCCCATGCCATCCAACCTTCTCCCTGATTTTGGTGCTCAACGGGATGAATTGATGAAAAGATTCAATCAGATTAAAGTTACCACGGCGTACAACCGAGACGAAGGACAGGTTAGAAAATCTTAAAAGCGCTCTCTGCTGGTTTTCTTAATATAAATTGTTTGCACATTTGGTAAGTTGACTGGATTTTCCATGCAAATTCGTGGTGCTGGTTTTTAGAAATTTTGTTGAAACTTATTTTGTTAGACAGTCAGTGAGACGTTCATTCGTTTTCAAAATTTTTAAATCTTCGTCGGATAAGCTGATACCAATATTGACAAAATCTCCAAATTTCTTGTGGAGCTCCTCATCATCAAGTTGTACGAATTGGATCTTTTGCAATAAATCTCTTGAATCTATACAATTGGAATCAGTATAAATTTTGAATTTTTTATCAAGTTCATTTTCCTCAATGTCAAGCAAGGCATTTTGAACGCATCCTTTGCAATGTTGACAAAATATTACGATGTGAGGTTCTGCTTCTTTACAACCGGTTGATAAAAGGTAGTAAAGAAGAATAATTTTAGTCTTCGAATACATATTCATACGCCAGATTATTTGGAGGGTCAAGAAAAGTAAGGTTATTATGGAGACTGTAAATTAATCTGCTGTTTACAGGATGGTTGATCCTCGTATTGGATAAAAGTTTTAAATCATTGTTAAAAATCAATAAACGATATTCCGAATTATTTTTGTGTGGAAGTAGTCTTAATAATACAAGATATTTCTCCAGCTTAATTAATCGAATGTTAAACGGTACCTGTTCGGAATAATTTTTTAAATACATCATGTCTGTTAGCCTGGATGTGTCATAATCTACTATGTCTTTTCCAAAAATTTCACTTATGCCAATTGGCTCATTGGAACAATGATTTAATTTATATATTTTATTATCAAGAACATTCAGGTAATAAAGGAATGAATCTTCCACAGTTCTTATGAAGCTTAAGTAATGAACATACTTTTTTGAAAAATAATCCTGATATTTAACTATTTTTTTAAATTTTCCAGCATCTTCATATTTTAAAAAAATGAAGGAATCGATGTAATTGAAATTGTTTGAATTTCCAACCTGATAGATGAATGATTGATCAAAAGTAGTTGATATGGATCTGTCATGCATGCAAGGAATGAAGTAGCAGTTTTCAAATGGACAAGAGTTTATTTTTTTACTCATTTGAGTTTTAAGGTCCAAAATATGCATTTGTGTGCCACATCGTAAATATACAATTTGATCTATTACTGTAATGGTCATGTCTTCTTCCATACAGTCAACTTTTAAAGGGACAGTATCTATTCGATTTTCAGTCAAGCTGTATTTTATAAGCTTTTTATTTTTATCTGTGAAATAGACAAATACGCTGTTATGAATTGACAGTACGGAAATATCTTTAGAGTAATCAATGGACTTGGTTAAATTTTTTAATTGTGAAAAATTTTCAGTCCTGGTTTTTAATCTAAAATAAGATTTAGATTTTTTTAAACAACCCAAAGTTGCAAATAGTACTGTAAGTGTAGATAACAACAGGGCAATTTGATAAATTGACCAGTTGTTAAAAAATAATTTTCTCATATTATAATTGTGGGCTTAATTAGAGATGGGAGCTAACAACATGGTCGCTGTTAAATATCCTTAATTCAAAGTCCAGACCATTTTTACAGATTGCGTACCTATTATCACGAACAGCGTTTTGAATGTCAATATTTGGAAAGCTTTGCATAAAAGTATCCAAAACTTCATTTTCAAAATTTGAAGTTGATCCAGATCTGATAACACAATTTGAACCTGGTTGTAAGCAACTGTAACTGATTGTTTTATTCCCTGTCTCCAAGTCCAGGATTTCATATTTGACAACCCTCCTTGTAAAGTCTCTTTTTTGAAGTTGGGTCTTTTTTTTTAGATAA is part of the Candidatus Vicinibacter affinis genome and encodes:
- the folP gene encoding dihydropteroate synthase, which produces MSNFAAFTKSNHTFLEGLVFRGLKDNPLTSSSIFNISGRLVKLEYPAVMSIINLSPDSFYSTSSVTEEEQIEIRIREMIGEGVDILDIGAASSKPGSKAIPVELETERIAKAVKIARQISPEVLISVDTYRASVAAKALELGASMINDISAGLLDEAMVPLVQSAGVPYIIMHMRGTPEDMNNAQNLMYNDLAADIIRFFAERIHFLHQHGIHQLIIDPGFGFSKNVQLNFELLRKLSLFQIIETPILVGLSRKSMIFKTLHLEPGLALNGSTAAHMIALMNGADILRVHDVAEARETIAIFKAYKNQST
- a CDS encoding peptidoglycan DD-metalloendopeptidase family protein, with product MNLQKSIQRLLQITSFLGLLIINAFVLHFMLDFELFKTQNDCDVLSKECLTSDQEYFGFSLDHFQVTRSKVKSGQLLPKIFSDYGLSQTKISSLIGSMDGVLNLRNIRQGNSYAMICSNECKAPDYFVYEIDAMKYLVCDLSGQSCPRVEFKQNELKREEVGGYIKNSLWNALQEQGVSINIIDQMEDALATSVDFHHLQEGNSFKLVFDRHWIEGQPSNMGDLVAAYFNTNDKEHYAFKFDVNNRSGYYDYNGRPLKAAFLKAPVRFSRITSGFTMRRFHPVLKYARPHFGTDYAAPTGTPIMAVGNGVVSAAAYSGGNGKFVKIKHDKTYESQYLHMSRFAAGIRAGSHVSQGQIIGYVGSTGLATGPHVCFRFWRNGTQVDHRKLNFPSGEPMPSNLLPDFGAQRDELMKRFNQIKVTTAYNRDEGQVRKS